In the genome of Geotrypetes seraphini chromosome 16, aGeoSer1.1, whole genome shotgun sequence, one region contains:
- the LOC117349582 gene encoding LOW QUALITY PROTEIN: cold shock domain-containing protein E1-like (The sequence of the model RefSeq protein was modified relative to this genomic sequence to represent the inferred CDS: inserted 1 base in 1 codon), with amino-acid sequence MIPKELPFGDKDTKSKVTLLEGDHVRFNISTDRRDKLERATNIEVLSDTFDFTDETREMDMLSAQRNHAIRIKKLPKGTVSFHTQTDHRFVGTVEREATRTSSPSKGKEKDGEEGIISYEDCGIKMTVSYQTKDIEGSAPQVGDKVEFSICEVKRTGMQSAVSLKLLGRNSGARRFLGYVATLKDNFGFIETANHDKEIFFHYSEFNGDIDSLELGDMVEYSLSKGKGNKVSAERVNKTSAVSSSNDAIEPAVFWGKVIRPLRSVDPNQMEYQGMIEIIEEDKQKTIEEAPEETEEVETETESGSELSVQGSIKGQVFPFGIVGMVNKSDCLQKGETVKFQLGVLGQRGQMMACNIEPLCRGTVECVKDQFGFINYEVGDSKKLFFHVKEVQDGVELQAGDEVEFSVILNQRTGKCSACNVWCVSEGPKIPAASRPDRLVSRLKSITLDDASAPRLMVIRQPXDNTKGFVAERQIRQAGVTE; translated from the exons ATGATTCCTAAAGAACTTCCATTTGGAGACAAAGATACAAAATCCAAGGTGACCCTTCTGGAAGGAGACCATGTTAGGTTTAACATTTCAACTGACCGACGTGATAAATTGGAACGAGCTACCAACATTGAGGTTCTCTCCGACACTTTTGACTTTACTGATGAAACCAGAGAAATGGATATGCTGTCTGCTCAGAGAAATCATGCTATAAGAATTAAAAAGCTTCCCAAAGGCACAGTTTCCTTCCATACCCAGACAGACCATCGTTTTGTGGGGACCGTAGAGAGAGAAGCCACCAGAACAAGTAGCCCTAGCAAAGGCAAAGAAAAGGATGGTGAAGAAGGAATAATATCTTATGAAGATTGTGGAATAAAAATGACAGTTTCCTATCAGACCAAGGATATAGAAGGATCTGCCCCTCAGGTTGGCGATAAGGTTGAATTCAGCATTTGCGAAGTGAAGCGGACTGGCATGCAGAGTGCTGTTTCTCTAAAGCTGCTTGGACGCAACTCTGGTGCCAGAAGGTTTTTGGGCTATGTGGCTACCCTGAAGGACAACTTTGGATTTATTGAAACTGCAAACCATgataaggaaattttttttcattacaGTGAATTCAATGGAGATATTGATAGTCTGGAGCTTGGAGACATGGTTGAATACAGCTTATCTAAAGGCAAAGGAAACAAAGTCAGTGCAGAAAGAGTTAACAAAACTAGTGCAGTTAGCAGTTCCAATGATGCAATTGAACCAGCAGTTTTCTGGGGTAAAGTGATTCGACCCTTGCGCAGTGTAGATCCCAACCAGATGGAATATCAGGGAATGATAGAGATCATCGAAGAAGATAAACAGAAAACTATTGAAGAAGCTCCTGAAGAAACAGAGGAAGTGGAGACGGAGACTGAGTCTGGATCAGAACTCAGTGTACAGGGAAGCATAAAAGGCCAAGTCTTTCCTTTTGGCATAGTTGGTATGGTTAACAAATCAGACTGTCTGCAGAAAGGAGAGACTGTTAAATTCCAACTTGGTGTCCTTGGCCAGCGTGGACAGATGATGGCTTGTAATATTGAACCTCTTTGCAGAGGCACTGTTGAATGTGTGAAAGATCAGTTTGGGTTTATTAACTATGAGGTGGGTGACAGCAAGAAGCTTTTCTTCCATGTGAAGGAGGTTCAGGATGGAGTGGAGCTGCAGGCTGGTGATGAAGTAGAATTCTCAGTTATTCTGAATCAACGTACAGGGAAATGTAGTGCCTGTAATGTTTGGTGTGTCAGCGAAGGCCCCAAGATTCCTGCAGCTTCTCGTCCTGATAGGTTGGTTAGTCGTTTAAAGAGCATTACCCTTGATGATGCCAGTGCCCCACGCCTAATGGTTATTCGTCAGC AGGATAACACAAAGGGATTTGTTGCTGAGAGACAGATTCGTCAAGCTGGTGTCACTGAGTAA